AAAGCTTAAAGATTCCTTGACAGATACGGAGTAAGCAATGCCATATGCAGACAAGCGCTGTTTAAACAGTTGTATATTTTACAGTTCTACACTCAAAACTATGGAAATTAATACAACTCTTTTCTAAAGCCCTTCTGTATTTCCTTACAAGCTCAACAGAACTATACCAACTCAGATAGCAGAACAAATTTTACAACATATTGCAAATATAAAAAATAATGAGAAAAACTAAATTTATTTTATTTTTAGTTACTTGTCTTATTGTGAATGCTCAGGAAACCAAGGACTCTATTGTACATATAAGCAGCAGTTTTTTAGATGATAAAGGAGTTATAATCAAAGAAAAAATAGCAGACCGAATTTTAAATAAAGAGCAAGCTGCTTTAATTAAAGAAGACAAAGTAAAATATATAAATAGACATTTTTATATTAATGAGATTCTCGAAAAAAGTTTAATTGAAGATAATAGTAAAGGAATATTTATAATTATTCCTTCGGCTAGTCATTCCTCATACTATTTATTATTATTGGATAATAAAGTTAAAGTCCTTAATTTTAAAGATATTACTAAAATAATATCTGCAGTTTTATCTTACTTCAATAGAACAAATTTTTCAGAAGAATTAAAATACAAATATCTTATAGAAATTTTAAAATTTTATAACATTAGCAACAAAGCCACTCAATAAGCCCCTTTTCTATTACACTATCCTCAGCTAGCGCGAGCGTCTCGCTCGTGGCTTCAAATAAAAAATCAGGCTGCCTTTTTAAAGACAGCCTGATTTATATAAATATGTCTCAAAATGAAACAACTTACTTCTTCATAAAATACTCAAAATAAATACAGCTACCCATCAGCCCTTTTGCTGTTTCGGTATCCGAATACTGATTCTTTAAAATAGCAAAATACGTTTTGTATTTTTCATGTTTGGTGGTAGTCATTTGCGGATCGTGAGCGGCATTTTTCTCAGACCATTTAGGATCAGAATAATCGATATTAGCCGGATTTTTTGCTTCATACTGATAATATTTTCCTTGCTCGGCGCTGGCCATCTGGAATAATATTCTAGCTTTTTCTTCTTTATTGTTTGACGTGTTAAGAGTTTTTTGATAATAATTAATCGACAGGTCAAAATTATCCGGCTCAATATACGTAGTGTCCAAAAAGTTTTTATAGTAATATTGGTACGGATTTTTACGATCGGTTGTCCAGAAATCATACTTTCCACCATTGCTGTTGTCGACATCCATCACGAAAACCTGTTGGTAGTACCACCGCTATTAATCCAGATACGTAGTGTAATACTATCTTAAATTAAAAAAACAATAAACTGTAAAAGGTTTATTGTTTTTTTTCACTACCCAAAGAAGTCTCTTAAGAATCTAATAAATCTTAAACCCTTTATACACTTCTATCGATTTTTCCATGATTTTCGAAGCATCTTTTCGGAAATCCAGTAAATGATCCTGCCCGTTGTGACGATTATGATGTTCTACGCTTTCCCATAATTCGATCAGAAAGAAAGTTCCTTTGTTATCCTTATCTTCAACCAAATCATATTGAAGACAACCTTCTTCTTTTCTTGTTTCTTTCACCAAATTCTGAAACAATTCTACCGCTTCCATCAAGTAATTTTCATTAAACTTAAAAAGCGCAACGATATGTAAATTCATGTACTGTTAAATTAGACTGTAAAAGTAAATTATTTTCGAAATCAAATTATTTTTTCTTCGTTTTATTTTTCCACTTTAACAGATTTTATGCTTAAAAAACAGATTTGTAAATCGTAATCGAACTCATAACGATCACCAAAGTTCCAATTACGACAAACATACTTTTCACAGGGAGTTTCGCGGTCAACATCGCAGAAAAAGGAGCGGTAAAAATTCCGCCGATTAAAAGTCCGAGAATAATATTCCAATGCTGAACACCCAAGGTAAAGATAAACGTGACGGCAGCCGTTACCGTCAGAATAAATTTTGCAACCGTAGAACTTCCCACCGCAAATCTTGGGGTAAAAGAATTTTTAATTAAAGTTCCCGTCACCAAAGGTCCCCAACCACCGCCGGCAAAGGCATCGATGAAACCACCGATCACGCCTAATCTTGTCAGATTCGTTTTTTTCTTTAGTTTTTTATCCTGTTTGGTCTGAAAAGCATTCGATAATATCTGAATTCCAAGATATAAAGTATAAAAAGAAATGATGGTTTTCGTAATTTTAGAATAATATTCACCCAAATAGGTTAAAGCTACAGCTCCGATAATGGCACCGATGACACCCGGAATGGCCAGTTTTTTAACCAGACTTTTACTTACATTTTTCAGTTTAATATGGCTCGCGCTTCCCGCTGCTGTGGTAAAGCTTTCCGCGGAGTGGATGCTTGCACTTACAGCATGCGGCGGAATATTCAGGAATAAAAGTGTCGTGGTACAGATCACTCCATAGCCCATTCCCATTGATCCCGCAACAATTTCGGCCAGTACGCCGACGAGCATCATCCAGTAAAAAATATAATCGTCTTTGGCTAATATCACAAAAAGCTCATCCAGGTAGCCCATTTCATACATTGAAAAAGCCACAATGAATAAAACGGCAACCGTTACAAAAAGAACGTTGAGCCTGACCTGGATTTTTCTTGAGATCACCATCATGATAAAATCATTACAGCTCCTACCGTAGAATTGCTGGTTTCGTCAATCAAAATAGCACTTCCGGTATCATTATTTTCACTAAAAGGATCAAAAACAAGCGGTGAAGCCGTTTTTAATCTTACTTTTACCACCTCATTCAGTTTAATTCCTGAATAATTGGGAGTATTTTCAAGTGTGTTGACATCAATTTTATATTCAATTTCTTTGATGATGGTTTTTACTACTTTGCTTTTATGCTGAATGAAATATTTATTGCCTTCGTTCAATTCTTTTTTATCCAACCAACAGACAATGGCTTCCACTTCATTTTCCACTTTTGGCTGATTTTCGGTTTTTACAAAAAAATCGCCGCGGCTTACATCAATATCATCTTCCAAATGCAATACAGCTGGCTGATTGGCAAAAACAAGGTCAACTTCTTTTCCTCCCGTTTCAATTTTTGAAATCGTTGTTTCAATATTCTGCGGAAGAATGGTGATCTGATCGCCTTTCTGATAAATTCCTGAAATAATCTCTCCTGAATATCCTCTGTAATCATGCAGTTCATCCGTTTGTGGACGAATTACATACTGCACCTGAAATCTCGCATTATCAAGATTGGCCTGGTTATTTACCTCAACATTTTCAAGAAAATCAAGCAAAGTCGGACCTTCATACCAAGCCGTTCTTTCAGATTGATCTACAATATTATCGCCGTAAAAAGCAGAAATCGGGAAATAGTTTACATTCTCCAATCCTAACTTCTCAGCAACCAACTGATATTGTGCTTTAATATCGTTAAAAATCTCTTCAGAATAATCAACCAAATCCATTTTGTTGATTGCCACCACAACATTTTTCATCTTTAATAATGAAGCTATGATAGAGTGTCTTCTCGTTTGCTCGATAACGCCTTGTCTGGCATCAATTAAAATAATAATCAACTGAGAATTAGAAGCTCCGGTGATCATATTTCGGGTATACTGAATATGTCCCGGTGCATCGGCTATAATGAATTTTCTTTTCGGCGTGGAAAAATACCGGTAGGCCACATCAATCGTAATCCCCTGCTCTCTTTCGGCTCTCAATCCGTCTGTAAGAATGGCTAGATCTACTCCGTTTTCGTTTTTATTTTTTGATTGTTTTTCTAAAGCTTCAAGCTGATCAATCAATATATTTTTACTGTCGTACAAAAGTCTTCCGATCAGGGTGCTTTTCCCATCGTCTACACTTCCGGCAGTTATAAATCTTAGTATGTCCATGAGTTTATTTTATTAGTAATGAGTAATTGGTAATGAGTAATTTTTTCAAACCGCTCATCTTTTTATAATTTAATAGTAAGCTATGAGTAAAATATGCAGAATATTTTGCATTACTTATATTACTCATTGCCCATTACTTATTAAAAGTATCCTCCTTTTTTCCGGTCTTCCATCGCGGCTTCCGTTACTTTATCATCAATTCGGGTTTCGCCACGCTCAGAAATTTTGGAAGCAATAATTTCGTTGATGACACTGTCTAACGTTTCGGCATTGCTTTCCACAGCCGCCGTACAAGTCATATCGCCAACCGTTCTGTAGCGAACTCTTTTCGTAACCACCTCATCATTTTCATCAATCTGAATAAAATCTGAAGCGGCAATCAACTGACCGTCATATTTAATCACTTCTCTGTCGTGAGCAAAATAAATCGAAGGAAGCTGAATATTTTCTTTTCGGATATAACTCCATACATCCAGTTCCGTCCAGTTGGAAATAGGGAAAACTCGTACATTTTCACCTTTATTGATTCTTCCGTTATAGATATTCCATAATTCCGGACGCTGTAATTTCGGATCCCATTGCCCAAACTCATCACGAACCGAGAAAAAACGTTCTTTGGCTCTTGCCTTTTCTTCATCTCTCCTCGCGCCGCCAATGCAGGCATCAAACTGAAATTCTTCGATCGTATCTAATAAAGTATGCGTTTGCAGCCAGTTTCTGGAAGCAAACTTTCCTTTAGGCTCGGTTAAGTTTTTAGCTTTAATGGTATCTTCCACTTTTCTTACAATCAGTTCAGCACCCAAATGTTCAGCCAGATAATCTCTGAACTGAAGGGCTTCAGGGAAATTATGTCCCGTATCTATATGTACCAGAGGAAACGGAATCTTCATCGGGGCGAATGCTTTTTTCGCCAGATGAACCAGGGTGATAGAATCTTTTCCGCCACTGAAAAGCAAAGCCGGTTTTTCAAACTGTGCAGCCACCTCACGCATAATGTAAATGCTCTCTGCCTCCAGCTGCTCCAGATAATCTAATGTATAATTACTCATTATTATTTGAAAGATTTTTTAATTAATTTGAATGCAGACCGCATTCTTTATGTGAACTTTCCCACCACCAACGTCCGGCACGAGGGTTTTCCCCAGGTTCAATCGCTCTTGTACAAGGCTGACAACCCACACTGATGAATCCTTTTTTATGCAAAGGCAAATCCTGTACTTTATTTTCTTCAAGATAATCCAGAACATCCTGATACGTCCAGTGGATCAACGGGTTATATTTGTAAAGATTTCTCTGTTCATCCCACTCTAAAACCTGCATATTTTCGCGGTTTTCAGACTGTTCAGAACGTAAGCCTGTGATCCACACTTTTGCATTTTCCAGCGCGCGGTTCAATGGTTTTACTTTTCTGATAAAGCAACATTCTTTTCTGTTTTCTACGGAATAATAAAAGGCATTCATTCCTTTTTCATTCACATACTCCTCAACATCTGAAGCTTCCGGAAAATACACTTCCGTTTTTATTTTATATCTCGAATTGTTTTTAGAAAGTAAGTCGTAATGTTCGTAAAAAAGCCTTCCTGTATCTAAAGTGAACACTTTTATGGGTAGTTTCTGACTAAATATTAAGTCTGTGATCACCTGATCTTCCTGACCAAGCGATGTCGAAAACACCACTCCATCTGAGAATTTTGTGGAGATCAATTTCAATCCTTCCTCTGCTGAAAGCTGTTTCAGTATATCTGCATCTTCCTTTGAAATCATATTTTGTTCATTTGAAGTAATGCAAATATCTGATAAAATAATTATCCTACCAAACAAGTAGACTAATTATTCAAAAAAAAGGATTTAGATCAATCGATCAAATCCAGTAAAGTTTTTTCTTCTAATATTTTAAGGGAAGCATCCCGAACCTCAATCAAAACATCATGTAAACTGCAGTGATCTTCATTACAGTCGGCACATTTTTCATAGAAATTCAAGCTCACACAAGGCAACATGGCGATAGGGCCATTTACCAGTCTGATGATTTTAGCAAGCTTTACATTTTCAGGATTTTCTTTGAAAAAATATCCCCCACCTTTTCCCTTTTTACTATCGAGAATATCTGCTTTTTTTAATTCAAGCAAAATATTTTCCAGAAACTTTAACGGAATTTTTTTGTGTTCCGCGATTTCAGAAATCAGAATTGGCCCATCATTCCTCTTTTCTACAAGGTATGACAGTGCCTTAAAAGCATATTGAGATTTTTTTGACAGCATTACAGCAAAATTAAGAAAAAAGAATTAAGTTAAAAGTAAAAAGGCAAAAGTTAAAAGTAAGGGTGAAAAGAATTATCATTTGAGCGTAAATTTTTCAAAGTTTTCATATACTTGGCTCTTTTACCTTTTTACTTGGCTCTTACTTTTTTCCTACATTTGTACCATGTTCAGTAAAGAGGAAGCACAAAAATTAAAAAAGGAGTTTTGGACGGCATTCGGAAAATCTTTTCCGAGAAAATGGATTTTGTATGATACCAAGGTCAAAGATTTTTCGTTTAAATTTTATGCCGATAAGAAAAAAGCAGAGGTTTCTTTGGATATCGAAATGAAAGATGAAGTTTTCAGAGATGCTTATTACAACAAGATATGGTCTCTGGAAGATATTCTGAAAGATTTTATCGGCGATTTCCATAAAGAAGAATTTTATATGCTGGAAAACGGAAAAGTAATCAGCAGAATTTGGGTGGAAAAGGAAGGAATTTCAGTTTTCAATAAAAATACGTGGCAGGAAGCTTTTGAATTCTTCGTTGACAAAATGGATGGATTTGAAAGGTTTTATTATGAATATGAAGATTTTATAAAAGATGTTTAATCAGTATGATTCTTGAAATTTTAGCAGAAATTTTATTTGAATTAATCTTTTTTAAACTTCCTGTTTTTTTGTACAGGAAAGCAAAACTATTTTTCACCAAGCAAAATAAAATCAGGCAAAATAAAATAAATATTTCATGAAAATCAGGTATTGCTGGCGATGCAAAATGGATGTTCCAATGCTGGATAAAGAAGAAAGTAAAATTGCTTCAAAATTTATTGTCCTAAATGTGGTAATAAAAGACAGCTGTAAAAATTCATATAAAACTTAAACTTCCGTTTAAATAATTTTTGTATTTTAGTCAAACTAAAAATATCAATTGGTAATTATTCATAATGCTTTTCAGCAGAATTCACATTGATATTT
The sequence above is a segment of the Chryseobacterium sp. MYb264 genome. Coding sequences within it:
- a CDS encoding putative quinol monooxygenase; this encodes MNLHIVALFKFNENYLMEAVELFQNLVKETRKEEGCLQYDLVEDKDNKGTFFLIELWESVEHHNRHNGQDHLLDFRKDASKIMEKSIEVYKGFKIY
- a CDS encoding sulfite exporter TauE/SafE family protein, translated to MMVISRKIQVRLNVLFVTVAVLFIVAFSMYEMGYLDELFVILAKDDYIFYWMMLVGVLAEIVAGSMGMGYGVICTTTLLFLNIPPHAVSASIHSAESFTTAAGSASHIKLKNVSKSLVKKLAIPGVIGAIIGAVALTYLGEYYSKITKTIISFYTLYLGIQILSNAFQTKQDKKLKKKTNLTRLGVIGGFIDAFAGGGWGPLVTGTLIKNSFTPRFAVGSSTVAKFILTVTAAVTFIFTLGVQHWNIILGLLIGGIFTAPFSAMLTAKLPVKSMFVVIGTLVIVMSSITIYKSVF
- a CDS encoding sulfate adenylyltransferase subunit 1 — its product is MDILRFITAGSVDDGKSTLIGRLLYDSKNILIDQLEALEKQSKNKNENGVDLAILTDGLRAEREQGITIDVAYRYFSTPKRKFIIADAPGHIQYTRNMITGASNSQLIIILIDARQGVIEQTRRHSIIASLLKMKNVVVAINKMDLVDYSEEIFNDIKAQYQLVAEKLGLENVNYFPISAFYGDNIVDQSERTAWYEGPTLLDFLENVEVNNQANLDNARFQVQYVIRPQTDELHDYRGYSGEIISGIYQKGDQITILPQNIETTISKIETGGKEVDLVFANQPAVLHLEDDIDVSRGDFFVKTENQPKVENEVEAIVCWLDKKELNEGNKYFIQHKSKVVKTIIKEIEYKIDVNTLENTPNYSGIKLNEVVKVRLKTASPLVFDPFSENNDTGSAILIDETSNSTVGAVMILS
- the cysD gene encoding sulfate adenylyltransferase subunit CysD, producing the protein MSNYTLDYLEQLEAESIYIMREVAAQFEKPALLFSGGKDSITLVHLAKKAFAPMKIPFPLVHIDTGHNFPEALQFRDYLAEHLGAELIVRKVEDTIKAKNLTEPKGKFASRNWLQTHTLLDTIEEFQFDACIGGARRDEEKARAKERFFSVRDEFGQWDPKLQRPELWNIYNGRINKGENVRVFPISNWTELDVWSYIRKENIQLPSIYFAHDREVIKYDGQLIAASDFIQIDENDEVVTKRVRYRTVGDMTCTAAVESNAETLDSVINEIIASKISERGETRIDDKVTEAAMEDRKKGGYF
- a CDS encoding phosphoadenylyl-sulfate reductase; amino-acid sequence: MISKEDADILKQLSAEEGLKLISTKFSDGVVFSTSLGQEDQVITDLIFSQKLPIKVFTLDTGRLFYEHYDLLSKNNSRYKIKTEVYFPEASDVEEYVNEKGMNAFYYSVENRKECCFIRKVKPLNRALENAKVWITGLRSEQSENRENMQVLEWDEQRNLYKYNPLIHWTYQDVLDYLEENKVQDLPLHKKGFISVGCQPCTRAIEPGENPRAGRWWWESSHKECGLHSN
- a CDS encoding RrF2 family transcriptional regulator is translated as MLSKKSQYAFKALSYLVEKRNDGPILISEIAEHKKIPLKFLENILLELKKADILDSKKGKGGGYFFKENPENVKLAKIIRLVNGPIAMLPCVSLNFYEKCADCNEDHCSLHDVLIEVRDASLKILEEKTLLDLID
- a CDS encoding DUF4268 domain-containing protein; the protein is MFSKEEAQKLKKEFWTAFGKSFPRKWILYDTKVKDFSFKFYADKKKAEVSLDIEMKDEVFRDAYYNKIWSLEDILKDFIGDFHKEEFYMLENGKVISRIWVEKEGISVFNKNTWQEAFEFFVDKMDGFERFYYEYEDFIKDV